One Dromiciops gliroides isolate mDroGli1 chromosome 3, mDroGli1.pri, whole genome shotgun sequence DNA segment encodes these proteins:
- the LOC122745986 gene encoding olfactory receptor 52E4-like, with protein sequence MSSCNNSIPQPEVFLLAGIPGLESYHAWFSLPFFLVFIIAFIGNITIILIIHKEKSLHQPMFLLLVMLSVVDLSLVSATVPRMLGIFWLDAKEISINGCLSQMFFIPFFYVMESGILLAMAFDRFIAICNPLRYTTILANNSLVKMDLAVIARTMVVLTPAPILAKTLTSFQTNIIPYSYCAYMAMVLIACGDISNYIVYGLMVIVTSIGVDLLFISLSYGMILRAVFHFPSWEARHKALSTCGSHLCVIALFYSPVVFSFLAQSFGYQMPPHFQIIVDNLYFLVPPMINPLVYGARTKQIREHILQILRYHPK encoded by the coding sequence ATGTCCTCTTGTAACAACTCCATCCCCCAGCCAGAGGTATTTTTATTGGCTGGGATTCCTGGACTAGAGTCTTATCATGCCTGGTTCTCCCTGCCCTTCTTCTTAGTCTTCATCATTGCTTTCATTGGGAACAtcaccatcatcctcatcatccatAAAGAGAAGAGTCTCCATCAGCCCATGTTTCTTCTGCTAGTCATGCTATCAGTTGTTGACTTGTCCTTAGTAAGTGCAACTGTGCCCCGCATGTTAGGCATCTTCTGGCTGGATGCTAAAGAGATCAGCATTAATGGGTGCCTTTCCCAGAtgtttttcattccatttttctaTGTTATGGAGTCTGGCATTCTTTTGGCCATGGCTTTTGATCGCTTTATAGCCATCTGTAATCCTTTGAGATATACCACTATCCTAGCCAATAATTCACTAGTAAAAATGGACCTGGCAGTCATAGCAAGGACAATGGTTGTGCTTACTCCAGCCCCTATCTTAGCCAAAACATTGACCAGCTTCCAAACCAACATTATTCCTTACTCTTATTGTGCCTACATGGCCATGGTACTGATTGCTTGTGGGGACATCTCTAATTATATTGTCTATGGCCTCATGGTCATTGTGACTTCTATTGGTGTTGACTTACTCTTTATCAGCCTCTCTTATGGGATGATTCTTCGAGCTGTCTTCCACTTCCCCTCTTGGGAAGCACGGCACAAGGCTCTGAGTACATGTGGCTCCCATCTCTGTGTCATTGCTCTTTTTTATTCACCTGTTGTGTTCTCTTTTTTGGCTCAGTCATTTGGATACCAAATGCCTCCCCACTTCCAGATTATTGTAGACAATCTCTATTTCCTTGTTCCCCCCATGATCAACCCTTTGGTCTATGGGGCAAGAACCAAGCAGATTAGGGAACATATTCTTCAGATCCTACGTTACCACCCCAAATAA